The Lactiplantibacillus brownii genome contains the following window.
AGTTTTAAGACAATCAATTACATAAAACCATATAAGCGGGGCATACAATATTGTCTAGTTGAACAAGTCCCGGGAACAAAGCAAGCCAGAATACTCAGGAAATTGTATGAATTCAGCAATGAAGGAGAATGAGAATATGCAAATTGCAGTTTCAAATAGTGCATTGATGAATGTTGAAGAATCATTTTTGCAGAATGCTAAATATTTTCTGGAGAAACTTCAAGAACAGTATCCATATGACTCTAAAGTAGATGAGGTTGATGATTCATATTCCACTGAGGTTATTTATATATTTTTTTATAATCACGCTTCCTCTTTTATGTCTGATGATATTATTGTTGTTACCAATTACCGGATATTTAGTGTTGCAAAAGTTGAAGATTTTACAGCTAATAACTTTAATGTAAACTTACACACGTTTATGGATTCAATAAAAAATGTTGTTTACAAGAAAGCATCCATTGAAATTCAAGCAGATAATGGTTGGTATATATTTAAATCTAGTGATGAAGCAGATCAAAAATTTGTGACCGCGGGGAAACATGTGGATGATCAAATTTTAGATATAAATAGAAAACTGGTTAGTACAAAAAAAGTAGCCACACCAATACCTGCACCAGTAGAAAATACTACCAATGATGAGTCTAATTATGATACTGATTCTGGTGGTTTTATATTTGTTGGGCCTAAGACAGATGATTATGAATATGAAAATATGGTGTATGTTCAAGCTCAGAATATTAATTGGATAGATAATACTGGTGATTTTGTTCGTGCTATGGACAAAATAATGAGTAATTTTAGTGAATTTGTTGGGCCAGATGAATGTATTTTTAACATGAGGTACACCACTCAAAGTATGGGTGATTCATACTCAGTTAATGCTGTTGGAGATCTATGCAAAAAGAAGAAGCAAGAAGAGAAACCAAAAGAATAATTTGTAGTATACAAAAAGGGATTAGCTCAATGATAGATAAGTGAGTTAGTCCCTTTTATTTTACAATCTACCTTAGGATTAAGTTAATCCTTCAAAATTGGCACAACCCAAAAGGCCACTCATCTCATTACGAGGTGGGTGGCTTTTTTGTGTGCATTCTGCTTCATTTAAACGGACAAGTATACGTCTAAAAGTTGAACGTGTTGTCTGAGAGCGCGATATTATTTATTTTTTACTTTGTTAGCATCGCCGGTTTCCAAAGTCTGTATTTGATCTGAGATATCTTCATCAAATATAATAGTTGCTCGTTTTTTATTCAGCAAAGCACCTCAAGATTTTGTAATTTAAAATAAATAATTTATTTTTTATTTTAAATTATTTATTATTTTCTCCAAACTCGCCTGAATTGATAGCGTATTTAAGCATAGAGTCAATGACATCAACTATCTTAGCTTCCTTATGATAGGCTATATCTTTAATCATTTTATACGTACCTTCACGTACTTGTACGGGCCTAGTGACTTCTTTTTTTTGTTTAAATGGGCTTTCATTGTCGCCTAGTTGTTGGTTAGCTTGTTTTGCTAATTTGTCTAAAAAATCATTAGCCATTTTCCATTTCTCCAATCCGTTTTAGTTGTTCTTTTAGCACCATATCGTACATTCCAATTGCTCGTTTATCCCAGTGGTCTTCATTTTTAATGCCTTCGTTTGAAAATAGCTTAACTCGCTCTTGCTGCCAAATTCTGTTGGAAAATACAGCATCTCCAAATGAATCTATGGCAGCTTGTGTTATTTCTTTATCAACTTTGGCATCTTTTTTAACAAGATAAAGAATTACACCAGCAACGTTAAAAGATGCTTGATAATCACTTTTTAGTTGAAACATATACTGCGCAGTTTTAAGGACAGATGTGTAAGCTTGCTTTTGAGTTTGCAATACTAACGATATATAGTCACTAGCTAAGATTGCATTATTGGTAAAAATGGAGAGTGTTGGTGGAACATCAATAATAATGTAGTCAAATTGTTCTTTAAAGCTCTTGATCAGCTCGCTTAATATAAGCATGCGGTCATGAGACTTAATTTTTTCGGCTTTACCAGGCCATAAACTTAGTTCCCAATCAGCTGGAATTATTGAGATATTATCGGTTAGAGTAACTACTGATTTGCTTAGATCTAAATTTAGTAGTCCGTTGTAAAGAGACACAGCCGGTTCAATTTCTTTGCTAAATGTGGATTTCATAATTTCGGTAGCGTTTGCCTGCG
Protein-coding sequences here:
- a CDS encoding ParA family protein, translated to MRAKTLLHFNFKGGVGKTTLSVMNTYLLGANKNKVLLIDLDPQANATEIMKSTFSKEIEPAVSLYNGLLNLDLSKSVVTLTDNISIIPADWELSLWPGKAEKIKSHDRMLILSELIKSFKEQFDYIIIDVPPTLSIFTNNAILASDYISLVLQTQKQAYTSVLKTAQYMFQLKSDYQASFNVAGVILYLVKKDAKVDKEITQAAIDSFGDAVFSNRIWQQERVKLFSNEGIKNEDHWDKRAIGMYDMVLKEQLKRIGEMENG